GGGGATAAACCAGCTTATGCTTGCCTTCTTTCAAGAATCCCCTATGGACAGAAAGTAAGAGTAGAAGACCTGAAAAAAATAGAAAAAGCAGAACTTTACCTGAGAAATCTGGGCTTCAAGGTGGTACGAGTGAGACTTCACGAAGAGTTGGCCAGAATAGAAGTTGCCCCTTCTGAGCGGGGAAGGTTTTTCCAATTTCAGCTTCTGGATGAGGTAGTCAGGAATTTTAAAGGGATGGGTTTTAAATATGTGGCTCTTGATTTGGAAGGGTATCGAACAGGAAGTTTAAATGAGGTGTTGTGCAATGGACGAGGAAAAACTGAGACAGCTTCTTGAGCAGCTAAAAAGGGATGAGATTTCCATCGATGAAGTGCTGGATAATCTAAAAGAATTGCCCTTTAAAGACCTGGGCTTTGCCAAGGTGGACCACCACCGGGAACTTAGAAAGGGTTACCCCGAGGTAGTTTATGGGGAAGGAAAGACCGAAGAGCAGGTGGTGGAGATAGTAAGTGAAATGCTCAAAAAGGATAGCAACATTCTGGTGACCAGGACCAGCCAGAAGACGTATCAGGCAGTAAAAGAAATTTGCTCCCAGGCCGAGTATCACCATCTGGCCCGTGCGATAGTTATCCGACGGAGAAAAATCGAAGTGAGCGATACCTATATTGCTGTAGTTACTGCAGGCACTTCCGATATTCCGGTGGCTGAGGAAGCGGCTCTGACGGCTGAGATGATGGGAAACCGGGTGGAGAGGATATTTGATGTGGGAGTGGCAGGAATTCACAGATTGCTTGCTCATCTAAACGTTATAAGGGGTGCAAAAGTGGTTATAGTGGTAGCAGGGATGGAGGGCGCTCTGGCCAGCGTGGTGGGTGGTCTGGTCGAAAGACCTGTGATTGCTGTTCCCACCAGCGTAGGTTATGGAGCCAGCTTTAAAGGATTGGCTGCACTTTTGGCTATGCTGAATAGCTGTGCAAGTGGAGTGGCTGTGGTTAACATAGACAATGGGTTTGGTGCCGGGTATCTGGCCAGCTTGATTAACAGAGGATAGGGAAAGTCCTCTTTTTATTTCCTTCTTTTTTCTCTCGAATTTCAGGGATTTTTTATCTCTATAAGAGGTTTTTAACTTAGCCAGAGTTTTTGAAACGATTTAGTAAGTTGGGAAAATATTGTTATTTATGTTGACAACAAAGAGCATATGAGTAGAATAAAACTAGCATAAATCGTTTTAAGAAAAGTAAAAGTATTTATGGAACTAAGTCCAAAGGAGAGGAGTGATAAATATTTCCCTTTTGTCTCTTAAGATTAAGCGAGGAGAAAATATTAAACCATGGTTGATGGCGGGACCTTTTTATAAGGATGTTGGGGAAAGAGTAAAAACTATTTCCTTTTTCGAAAACCCTGGATCTTTAGCAGGGAAAGACGTTATGCGCGAAGTCGTAGAGGAGGCGCGAAAAATCTTTCCCCTTTCTCCTTTTGAAGGAGAGAAAATTAGTTTTATGGACGAAGAAAGTAGTTGGGTTTTGGTGCGCAACAGAGAAAGGCTTTTCTCCTGGGGTCGTTATAATTTTTCCAATCATGTTTGTTCTGTATTTCTGTTTACCACCCTTTTTCCCACACGCTCAAAGATTGTTCGTTTCGAACTGTTGACCGGTGCATGGGTCTTAATGTTTCTGGAAGGGAAAGGCCAGAGACAATGCTTTTTCTTTAATGAGGAAAGTTACGCATTAAAGGAAAGGGTAAGGCTTGGTTATGGATATCTCAGTAAATACGAGTTTGAAGCGAAACTTGGGGAGGGTTCTAATGCTCTTTTTGTATCACTCTTTAGAATGGGGCGTACCTCTGCAGTTAATTTTTCTATGAAGTGCGATACGGATCTTGAGATTGTTGTTCCTTTTCGCGGTGATATGGATGTGGGATTGAGAGAGAGAATTGAGGAAGAGGTGAATTCAGTACGCCTCGATCGAGATGTTTTCTATCCCTGCCATGAGATAGGTTTTTCGATAGATAAAATAGTGCCCTCAGTTACTTTAAAGGCGCAGCTTTTATCTTTAAAAGGTGAGCTTTTAAAAGAAGTAAGTCTTGAAAGAGGAAAGAAAGTTGTTTTTTGCAGAGGTGAAGATATTCCCGACGGAGAGTATCAGTTCAGGCTTATCTGGCTTGACAAAAACAGGAAACAAGAGGTTACTAACACGTCTTTTAACATTGCAAAAATAACCCCTACCGAGGACCTTGTAGGTTTTGACTTTTTGGAGAGAAGAAAATATATGACACTCGAACATTTCAGCAAAAATCCTCAGAGCCCAAACTTTCTTTACAAAGAGTTATGGAGTCCGATAACGGGTTATATCCTGGGGGAAAGGGAAAAAATTTGGTCTCAGGTGGCTAAGTATGCGCTCGGTTTATACTCTCAAATCGACAACGAGGTTATTGTTGATGTGTGCGAGTTCATCCTTAATAAAAAAGATTGCTCCGAGTTCTTGCTCCAGGCTATTTTACGTCTTATGTATTGGGACAGGGAAAAGCAAAGGCTGGAACCAGAAGTTAGAGAAATTATGAAAAAGGCGATTCTCAACTTCAGGTTCTGGGTTGACGAACCTGGAGAGAGTTTAATGCACATGGGTTCTGAAAATCACCGGGTTCTCCTGCATGCGGCAGAATTTTTGGCAGGTCAGCTTTTTCCAGATAAAGTATTCTACAACAGTGGCCAAGATGGGCTTTTTCATGCTCTGAAGGGAAGAACTTACTTGATTGAATGGCTTCGCCAAAGAGGCAAATTTGGGTTTGATGAATGGAATTCCAATTGTTACTATACCGTGAATGTTGCTCCCCTTGTCAACGTTTATGATTTTGCTCCGCAGGAAGACCTTATTTTGCGCCAGCTGGTTAAGCAAGTACTTGACTTTATGTTTTTCATTCTGGCCGAGGATTCTTTTCACGGAGTTTTTGGTACGCCCTGTGGCAGGACTTACAGCCCTTATGTTAAATACCCCGACTTTCAATACACTGGTTCTCTGTGCTGGTTGCTTTATGGAGAAGGAAGTTTGTGGGGCGGGAGTGGAATGGGAGCAGTAAGTTTGGCAACCAGTAAATATGAACTCCCCAGAATCTTGGCTGATATTGCTGCTTCTTCAGAAATTGTGGAATCCAGGCAACGCCAGGGTTTTGAAGATCCCGCTAATATCGTTGTATATCGCACGCCGGAATACATGCTTTCGAGCGTTCTGGATTACTCAAAAGGCGTTTGTGCTCCTCAAACCCATGTGGCACAAATTACCTTTAAAAACAAGGCGGTTGTGTTTTGGTCCTCTCCTTACAGTTCAAGCGAAGGTGCTGGTGTGCGTCCTGATTACTGGTCGGGAAACGTGGTACTTCCAAGAGTTATTCAGTATCGTAACGTCCTTGCTTTAATCTGGCGTAGGGGCAACTTTTTCTGGATGAGTCATTGCTTTCTTGAACCCTCGAAGTTTGACGAAATTAGGAGGGAAGGGAGGTGGTTGTTTGCCAGGGCAGGAAAGGGATACGTGGGGATTTTCTCTAAAAAGGGATTGTCTTTTGCGGAAAAAGGACAATACGCGGGACGGGAAATAGTGTGTTACGATCCTGACAACGTATGGTTGGTGGAATGCGGTTGTGAAAGCGAGTGGGGATCTTTTGAGAATTTTGTGAACGGAGTTTCACTCTCAAAAATCATAGAAGGGGATGAGGGGTTAACTTACCATTCTCCTTCCATTGGAGAATTTTCAGTGGGCTGGAAAAAAGATCCTACTTTGAATGGTAAACCCATTAAGCTTAATAGTCCCTATTTGATAAAGAGCTCATGGGCCCGCTCGCTTTTTGGAAGAGGGTTGATCGCTATACGACATCAGGGCAAGAGGCTTGAGCTTAGATTTTGATTTATAAATTTAAGTTTGTAAAAGGAGGAGAAACGATGCGGAAGAGAAGTTTTATTATCGTAAGTATGATGGTTATGATTTGTGTGTTTGTGATCACGGGTATTGTAAGTGCAGCAGGGGAGGTGGTTCTTAAAATATGGGATACGGCTGCTCCTCTTAGGGATCCTTATCGCAAGATGATATTTGAAAAGTTTGAAAAGGAAAACCCAGGCATCAAGGTGGAATTTGAAGGAATTCCTTGGGGTCAATTTATGGAAAAGATTATTACTTCAATTGCTGCAGGTACGGCCCCTGATGTAATACGATTTGGGTACGCTCCTCGCTTTGCTTCCCGAGGAATGCTTGTTCCTCTGGATGATTTTATTAATGGACCAGACGGATTGGACCTGAGTGAATATGTAGATGGAGCTCTTAACGCTGCCCATATGTGGGAAGGAAAAATTTATGCTTTACCCCACAACTTGGTACCTTATGGAGTGTTCTACAATCTTTCTATATTGGAAGGGGCAGGAGCTTCTATACCTCAAACTTTTGAAGAGTTTGTAGCTCTTGCTGAAAAACTTACCGTGAAGGATGAAAAAGGCGAGTTCGTACAGCGAGGAGTTCAGATATCTGAATATGTTGATTACATGATTTTGTTTCTCTACAATCGGGGGGCCCGAGATGTTGAAGTTTATAACCACAGCGTTAAGGAGTTGACTCTCAACACTCCTGAGGGTGTCCAGGGACTAACAGATTTGGCCAAGCTTTATCAGAGCGGAGCAGCTATTTTTGCTAATAATGAACAACCCTTTGTTACTGGTTATACAGCGATGTGGATTACTCAATCTAACGATGCGTTCATGTTCCGACCCGAGGCTTATCCGGATTTTAAATTTGACTTCTCGCTGTTACCTCCACCTGAAGGGCGAGAAGCGGTATTAGCCGGAGTGTCTCGAGATGGGGCTTTCATACCGGTGACTTCGAAGCATAAAGATCTTGCATGGAAACTTTGCAAAGCTTACGCTTCAAAAGAAGCTACGGCGTTACTCTACCAGGGCAAGTATGGTACATTGCCTCCTTTCAAAGATATCCTGGTAACTCCCCCTGCAACTCCAGCATATGAACCTTATCAGAAAGATCCTTTCCTTCGTAAGTTGGCCCAAATAGTGAGTAAAAACAAAATGATATCACCCATATATCACTGGCATATGGAAGGAGAAGAAATTGGAAATATAATGACGGAAGAGTTTGGTCTTGCTGTGAGGGGCGCGAAGTCTCCTCAAGAAGCATTGGATAGCATGACGAAAAGGATTAACGAGATTTTGCAAAGATAAGTAGTGGGGAAGGCAACAAGGTTGGGGGTCTCAAACGTTTGAGACTCCCAACCTTTGCACTGGATCAAGCTCTGGGAAGGCGGGATATAATCTTGAGAGGTGGACTTTCAAGAAAAGAAGCATGTGCAGCTTATCTTTTGTTACTTATTCCTTTCTCGCTTTATATCGTTTTTGTTGTTATTCCTGCGTTTTACAGCGGGTATTTGAGTTTTACTCGTTACTCCGGTTTTGACAAACCAACATGGGTTGGCCTCAGGAATTATCGGTTTCTCCTCAAGGAGCCCTTGAGTTTGAAGAGCTTGTTTAACACTGTTTATTTTGCGTCAGGGACTGTGCTTTTAAGTGTTGTATTATCCCTTGTATTTGCGGTTTTGCTCAATCAGCCTTTTAAGGGAAGAGGCCTCTTTAGGACCATTATTTATTTGCCTGTGGTAACGCCCATGCTTGCTGTAGCATTTGCGTGGAAGTTTATGCTGGATCCTTCTCCCAGCGGGCTGGTGAACTATCTGTTCAGCATGGTGGGTATTGAGAGCAAACAGTGGCTTAGCAACGTTAAATTAGCCATGCCCGCAGTGATATTCGTTTCAGTATGGAAAACTTTGGGTTACAACATGATCATATATTTAGCAGGGCTTCAGGAAATACCAATTTCGTTGTATGAAGCCGCAGAGATAGATGGAGCTACTTTTTGGCAAAAATTTTTCTATATCACCGTTCCCTTGCTTAAGCCGGTTACAATTTTTGTGCTGGTAACCTCTACGATCAGCGCTTTTCAGGCATTTGAGCAAATATACGGGATGACTGAGGGAGGTCCGGCTAATTCTACCTATACCCTGGCTTATTTAATATATGTAAAGGCTTTTAGGAGTTTGAAATTTGGGGAAGCTTCTGCTTTGGCGGTTATGTTGGCACTAATAGTGTTGGGTTTAATGAGCTTTTATATAAAGGCAAGTTTTAAAAAAGATTAAAGTTGGTTTTAACTATTTGGAAAAGGTGAAAAAGGTGCGAAAAGATTCTTTCTTTTTAAAGATTTTAACTTACTCCATAATGATTTTCGTCTCTCTGTGGTTTTTTCTTCCTTTTGCTTGGATGATAAGCGTTTCTCTGAAGCCGAGTGGGCAAGTATATGAGTACCCCCCGCGGCTTATTCCTTCGCCAGCTACTTTTGAAAATTATTTTACTGCCTGGGAAAAGGCGAGCTTTAGTCGTTACTTTCTTAATACAACGATATTCGCGGTGGTGGGGACTTGTGCAACCCTCATTCTCTGCTCCCTTGGTGGATATGTGTTTGCCAAGCTCAAATTCCCTGGGAGGAACTTACTCTTTGTTGTCGTGCTCTCTACCATGATGCTTCCTTTCTTTTCCGTTTTGGTCCCCCTTTTTCTTATAGTTAAAAATCTTGGGCTGATTAATACTTTCGCTGGTTTGGTATTGCCTGGAGTTGTTAATGGATATTTTATATTCCTGTTTAGACAGTTCTTTTCCATGCTCCCTGATGATCTCATCGAAGCTGCACGGATCGACGGTTGCTCTGAATTCAGGATTTTTCTTCAGGTGATACTTCCTTTAGCTAAGCCTGCTTTGGCTACAGTCGCAATTTTTGGCTTTATGAATAGGTGGAATGCTCTGGTATGGCCGTTGGTAGTACTTACGGATCCTGATAAGCGTACTCTACAAGTAGGTTTGGCCATATTTCAAGGTGAGCAGCTTACGGGAGCTCAATGGAATGAGCTTATGGCTGCTTCTGTGATATCACTTTTACCTACGGTAGTTGTGTTTCTTTTGGCTCAAAAATACTTTACCACTGGAATAGCGCTTACGGGGATCAAAGAGTGAAGTTAACGAGTATTACCTTGATTTACGGTTTCTTTTTAAATGAAGAAGAACAAACATAAAGAGTGCGGATAAGGAGGTACCCCACGATGAAAATCTCCATAGTAGGAGCAGGAAGTGTGCGTTTTGCTTTACAGCTGATAGGTGATATAGCAAAGACTGAAAACCTCTCTGGAGCTTTTATCTCTCTGATGGACATAAATCAAGAAAAACTGCATACCGTTCATTTCCTGGCTCAGAAGTACGCAGAGGAGCTTGGTGCTCAGCTTTCCTTTGAAAAAACCACCAGTCTTGAACAGACTCTGGAGGGAGCAGATTTTGTAATCAACACCGCTGCTCCTCTTTATCCTGAACGTTACGAAAAGGTCACCGAAATTGGAGAAAAGCACGGTTATTACCGGGGTATTGACAGCCAGGAGTTCAACATGGTTTCCACCTATTCCTATGTCATCTGTTCTTATCCGGATCTTAAGCTGTCCCTGGAGATTGCCAGACTCATGGAAAAACTCTGTCCTGAAGCCTGGTTGTTGCAAACTGCCAACCCAGTTTTTGAGGTTACCCAATTACTCACTCAGACCACCAGGGCAAAGGTTATTGGTTTCTGCCATGGTTTTTCAGGGGTGTTTGAGGTTTTCCGTGCCCTGGGCCTTGAGCCTCAGGAAGTGGATTGGCAGGTTGCAGGCGTTAATCATGGCATCTGGATGAATCGTTTCCTGTACCGGGGAAAGGATGCCTACCCCCTGCTTGAAGAGTGGATAGAGAAGAATGCTTCTTCCTGGAAACCTCGCACTCCCTGGGATGTCCAGTTGAGCCCGGCCGTGATTGATATGTACCGTTTCTATGGTATGTTGCCCATTGGGGATACCTGCCGCAATGGAAGCTGGAAGTACAACTACAACCTGGAGACCAAGAGAAGATGGTATGGAGAGTTTGGGGGAATTGATAATGAAGTGGAACGCCCTCGCTATCACCAGCAGTTGAGAGAAAGCAAGCGCAAACTCCTGGACCTTGCCCAGGAGATTCAAAAACATCCCCACTCCAAACTCACCGAGATATATCCGGAGCTCTTCAGCAAAGAGAAGATGAGTGGCGAACAGCACATTCCCTTCATAAACGCTCTTTCGGGCGGACCAGAAGCTCGTTTGATTCTCAACTTGCAAAACCAGGGTGTTATTTCTGGTTTACCTGATGATGTGGTGGTAGAGATTCCCGTGGTGGTGAGAAAAGATGGTCTGTATCCAGAGAAATTGGAGCCCGATTTGACCTGGAGAATCAAAGAGATGTATCTCATGCCCAGGATTCTGCGCATGCGCTGGGCACTGGAAGCTTTCCTGAGCCAAGACAAGAGAGTACTTGAAGAATTTCTGGTTAGAGATCCCCGTACCAGGTCCTTTGAACAGATTCAGGCAGTACTTGAAGAGATCATGAGTTTACCCATCAATGAGGAATTAGCCAGGTACTTTGGTTATCGATGAGGGTGGGGTTGATCCTGGAGTCGGGTTTTGCAAGAGATATTTTGTTGCTTATGCTCGGTGAATGATAAATCTTGGGCGTGAGAAGGATATTTAGATGTAATTACAGCAAGGAGGGCTTAAAAGATGCAAGAAAGTTTTAAAGTGGCTCGTGTTTTTTGTGAGTGGATGGAAAACCCTATGGGTATTGATGTGCCTAGGCCACGTTTTTCTTGGGTTTCAACGCATTATAGGCGTGGGAGAAGACAATCTGCTTATCAAGTTATCGTGGCTTCAGAAGTAGACTTGCTTAATGAAGAAAAAGCAGACTTTTGGAATAGTGGCAGGGTGATCTCGGAAAATTCTTTTTGTATTTATGCGGGGCGAAATTTGCAAAGTGAAAAAGAATACTATTGGAGGGTCA
This portion of the Thermatribacter velox genome encodes:
- a CDS encoding carbohydrate ABC transporter permease, with protein sequence MKSLFNTVYFASGTVLLSVVLSLVFAVLLNQPFKGRGLFRTIIYLPVVTPMLAVAFAWKFMLDPSPSGLVNYLFSMVGIESKQWLSNVKLAMPAVIFVSVWKTLGYNMIIYLAGLQEIPISLYEAAEIDGATFWQKFFYITVPLLKPVTIFVLVTSTISAFQAFEQIYGMTEGGPANSTYTLAYLIYVKAFRSLKFGEASALAVMLALIVLGLMSFYIKASFKKD
- the aglA gene encoding alpha-glucosidase AglA — its product is MKISIVGAGSVRFALQLIGDIAKTENLSGAFISLMDINQEKLHTVHFLAQKYAEELGAQLSFEKTTSLEQTLEGADFVINTAAPLYPERYEKVTEIGEKHGYYRGIDSQEFNMVSTYSYVICSYPDLKLSLEIARLMEKLCPEAWLLQTANPVFEVTQLLTQTTRAKVIGFCHGFSGVFEVFRALGLEPQEVDWQVAGVNHGIWMNRFLYRGKDAYPLLEEWIEKNASSWKPRTPWDVQLSPAVIDMYRFYGMLPIGDTCRNGSWKYNYNLETKRRWYGEFGGIDNEVERPRYHQQLRESKRKLLDLAQEIQKHPHSKLTEIYPELFSKEKMSGEQHIPFINALSGGPEARLILNLQNQGVISGLPDDVVVEIPVVVRKDGLYPEKLEPDLTWRIKEMYLMPRILRMRWALEAFLSQDKRVLEEFLVRDPRTRSFEQIQAVLEEIMSLPINEELARYFGYR
- the larB gene encoding nickel pincer cofactor biosynthesis protein LarB produces the protein MDEEKLRQLLEQLKRDEISIDEVLDNLKELPFKDLGFAKVDHHRELRKGYPEVVYGEGKTEEQVVEIVSEMLKKDSNILVTRTSQKTYQAVKEICSQAEYHHLARAIVIRRRKIEVSDTYIAVVTAGTSDIPVAEEAALTAEMMGNRVERIFDVGVAGIHRLLAHLNVIRGAKVVIVVAGMEGALASVVGGLVERPVIAVPTSVGYGASFKGLAALLAMLNSCASGVAVVNIDNGFGAGYLASLINRG
- a CDS encoding carbohydrate ABC transporter permease, with the translated sequence MKKVRKDSFFLKILTYSIMIFVSLWFFLPFAWMISVSLKPSGQVYEYPPRLIPSPATFENYFTAWEKASFSRYFLNTTIFAVVGTCATLILCSLGGYVFAKLKFPGRNLLFVVVLSTMMLPFFSVLVPLFLIVKNLGLINTFAGLVLPGVVNGYFIFLFRQFFSMLPDDLIEAARIDGCSEFRIFLQVILPLAKPALATVAIFGFMNRWNALVWPLVVLTDPDKRTLQVGLAIFQGEQLTGAQWNELMAASVISLLPTVVVFLLAQKYFTTGIALTGIKE
- a CDS encoding sugar ABC transporter substrate-binding protein, producing MRKRSFIIVSMMVMICVFVITGIVSAAGEVVLKIWDTAAPLRDPYRKMIFEKFEKENPGIKVEFEGIPWGQFMEKIITSIAAGTAPDVIRFGYAPRFASRGMLVPLDDFINGPDGLDLSEYVDGALNAAHMWEGKIYALPHNLVPYGVFYNLSILEGAGASIPQTFEEFVALAEKLTVKDEKGEFVQRGVQISEYVDYMILFLYNRGARDVEVYNHSVKELTLNTPEGVQGLTDLAKLYQSGAAIFANNEQPFVTGYTAMWITQSNDAFMFRPEAYPDFKFDFSLLPPPEGREAVLAGVSRDGAFIPVTSKHKDLAWKLCKAYASKEATALLYQGKYGTLPPFKDILVTPPATPAYEPYQKDPFLRKLAQIVSKNKMISPIYHWHMEGEEIGNIMTEEFGLAVRGAKSPQEALDSMTKRINEILQR